A portion of the Macaca mulatta isolate MMU2019108-1 chromosome 4, T2T-MMU8v2.0, whole genome shotgun sequence genome contains these proteins:
- the LOC144340474 gene encoding class I histocompatibility antigen, Gogo-B*0101 alpha chain-like isoform X27 encodes MSREANQGRRGPRSTVPTRPSGLRVSSDAEMRVMAPRTLLLLLSGALALTETWAGSHSLRYFSTAVSRPGRREPWYVEVGYVDDTQFVRFDSDAESPRMEPRAPWMEQEGPEYWDRNTRRAKGHAQTHRGNLRTLLRYYNQSEGGSHTVQIMSGCDLGPDGRLLRGYHQHAYDGKDYIALNEDLRSWTAADMAAHNTQRKWEAAREAEQWRAYLEGGCLEWLRRYLENGKETLQRADPPKTYVTHHPVSDHEATLRCWALGFYPAEITLTWQRDGEEQTQDTELVETRPGGDGTFQKWGAVVVPSGEEQRYTCHVQHEGLREPLTLRWEPSSQSTIPIVGIVAGLAVLAVVVTGAVVAAVMWRRKSSGGKGGSYSQAASSDSAQGSDVSLMA; translated from the exons ATGTCTAGAGAAGCCAATCAGGGTCGCCGCGGTCCCCGTTCTACAGTCCCCACCCGCCCATCCGGGCTCAGAGTCTCCTCAGACGCCGAGATGCGGGTCATGGCGCCCCGAaccctcctcctgctgctctcGGGGGCCCTGGCCCTGACCGAGACCTGGGCCG GCTCGCACTCCTTGAGGTATTTCAGCACCGCCGTGTCCCGGCCCGGCCGCCGGGAACCCTGGTATGTCGAAGTCGGCTACGTGGACGACACGCAGTTCGTGCGGTTCGACAGCGACGCCGAGAGTCCGAGGATGGAGCCGCGGGCGCCGTGGATGGAGCAGGAGGGGCCGGAGTATTGGGACCGGAACACACGGAGAGCCAAGGGCCACGCACAGACTCACCGAGGGAACCTGCGGACCCTGCTCCGCTACTACAACCAGAGCGAAGGGG ggtctcacactgtccaGATAATGTCTGGCTGCGACCTGGGGCCCGACGGGCGCCTCCTCCGTGGGTATCACCAGCACGCCTACGACGGCAAGGATTACATCGCCCTGAACGAGGACCTGCGCTCCTGGACCGCCGCGGACATGGCGGCTCACAACACCCAGCGCAAGTGGGAGGCGGCCCGCGAGGCAGAGCAGTGGAGAGCCTACCTGGAGGGCGGGTGCCTGGAGTGGCTCCGCAGATATCTGGAGAACGGGAAGGAGACGCTGCAGCGCGCGG ATCCCCCAAAGACATACGTGACCCACCACCCCGTCTCTGACCATGAGGCCACCTTGAGGTGCTGGGCCCTGGGCTTCTACCCTGCGGAGATCACACTGACCTGGCAGCGGGATGGGGAGGAGCAAACTCAGGACACCGAGCTTGTGGAGACCAGACCAGGAGGAGATGGAACCTTCCAGAAGTGGGGAGCTGTGGTGGTGCCTTCTGGAGAAGAGCAGAGATACACGTGCCATGTGCAGCACGAGGGGCTGCGGGAGCCCCTCACCCTGAGATGGG AGCCATCTTCCCAGTCCACCATCCCCATCGTGGGCATTGTTGCTGGCCTGGCTGTCCTAGCAGTTGTGGTCACCGGAGCTGTGGTCGCTGCTGtgatgtggaggaggaagagctcAG GTGGAAAAGGAGGGAGCTACTCTCAGGCTGCGT CCAGCGACAGTGCCCAGGGCTCTGATGTGTCTCTCATGGCTTGA
- the LOC144340474 gene encoding class I histocompatibility antigen, B alpha chain-like isoform X20, which translates to MRVMAPRTLLLLLSGALALTETWAGECGVGREMASTGRSKGTAGGGAGPGELRGEEGRAGLSLSSPPGSHSLRYFSTAVSRPGRREPWYVEVGYVDDTQFVRFDSDAESPRMEPRAPWMEQEGPEYWDRNTRRAKGHAQTHRGNLRTLLRYYNQSEGGSHTVQIMSGCDLGPDGRLLRGYHQHAYDGKDYIALNEDLRSWTAADMAAHNTQRKWEAAREAEQWRAYLEGGCLEWLRRYLENGKETLQRADHTDLAAGWGGANSGHRACGDQTRRRWNLPEVGSCGGAFWRRAEIHVPCAARGAAGAPHPEMGWKRRELLSGCVQRQCPGL; encoded by the exons ATGCGGGTCATGGCGCCCCGAaccctcctcctgctgctctcGGGGGCCCTGGCCCTGACCGAGACCTGGGCCGGTGAGTGCGGGGTCGGGAGGGAAATGGCCTCTACAGGGAGGAGCAAAGGAACCGCAGGCGGGGGCGCAGGGCCCGGGGAGCTGCGCGGGGAGGAGGGTCGGGCGGGTCTCAGCCTCTCCTCGCCCCCAGGCTCGCACTCCTTGAGGTATTTCAGCACCGCCGTGTCCCGGCCCGGCCGCCGGGAACCCTGGTATGTCGAAGTCGGCTACGTGGACGACACGCAGTTCGTGCGGTTCGACAGCGACGCCGAGAGTCCGAGGATGGAGCCGCGGGCGCCGTGGATGGAGCAGGAGGGGCCGGAGTATTGGGACCGGAACACACGGAGAGCCAAGGGCCACGCACAGACTCACCGAGGGAACCTGCGGACCCTGCTCCGCTACTACAACCAGAGCGAAGGGG ggtctcacactgtccaGATAATGTCTGGCTGCGACCTGGGGCCCGACGGGCGCCTCCTCCGTGGGTATCACCAGCACGCCTACGACGGCAAGGATTACATCGCCCTGAACGAGGACCTGCGCTCCTGGACCGCCGCGGACATGGCGGCTCACAACACCCAGCGCAAGTGGGAGGCGGCCCGCGAGGCAGAGCAGTGGAGAGCCTACCTGGAGGGCGGGTGCCTGGAGTGGCTCCGCAGATATCTGGAGAACGGGAAGGAGACGCTGCAGCGCGCGG ATCACACTGACCTGGCAGCGGGATGGGGAGGAGCAAACTCAGGACACCGAGCTTGTGGAGACCAGACCAGGAGGAGATGGAACCTTCCAGAAGTGGGGAGCTGTGGTGGTGCCTTCTGGAGAAGAGCAGAGATACACGTGCCATGTGCAGCACGAGGGGCTGCGGGAGCCCCTCACCCTGAGATGGG GTGGAAAAGGAGGGAGCTACTCTCAGGCTGCGT CCAGCGACAGTGCCCAGGGCTCTGA
- the LOC144340474 gene encoding class I histocompatibility antigen, Gogo-B*0101 alpha chain-like isoform X10: MRVMAPRTLLLLLSGALALTETWAGSHSLRYFSTAVSRPGRREPWYVEVGYVDDTQFVRFDSDAESPRMEPRAPWMEQEGPEYWDRNTRRAKGHAQTHRGNLRTLLRYYNQSEGGSHTVQIMSGCDLGPDGRLLRGYHQHAYDGKDYIALNEDLRSWTAADMAAHNTQRKWEAAREAEQWRAYLEGGCLEWLRRYLENGKETLQRADPPKTYVTHHPVSDHEATLRCWALGFYPAEITLTWQRDGEEQTQDTELVETRPGGDGTFQKWGAVVVPSGEEQRYTCHVQHEGLREPLTLRWEPSSQSTIPIVGIVAGLAVLAVVVTGAVVAAVMWRRKSSGYFLPTGGKGGSYSQAASSDSAQGSDVSLMA; the protein is encoded by the exons ATGCGGGTCATGGCGCCCCGAaccctcctcctgctgctctcGGGGGCCCTGGCCCTGACCGAGACCTGGGCCG GCTCGCACTCCTTGAGGTATTTCAGCACCGCCGTGTCCCGGCCCGGCCGCCGGGAACCCTGGTATGTCGAAGTCGGCTACGTGGACGACACGCAGTTCGTGCGGTTCGACAGCGACGCCGAGAGTCCGAGGATGGAGCCGCGGGCGCCGTGGATGGAGCAGGAGGGGCCGGAGTATTGGGACCGGAACACACGGAGAGCCAAGGGCCACGCACAGACTCACCGAGGGAACCTGCGGACCCTGCTCCGCTACTACAACCAGAGCGAAGGGG ggtctcacactgtccaGATAATGTCTGGCTGCGACCTGGGGCCCGACGGGCGCCTCCTCCGTGGGTATCACCAGCACGCCTACGACGGCAAGGATTACATCGCCCTGAACGAGGACCTGCGCTCCTGGACCGCCGCGGACATGGCGGCTCACAACACCCAGCGCAAGTGGGAGGCGGCCCGCGAGGCAGAGCAGTGGAGAGCCTACCTGGAGGGCGGGTGCCTGGAGTGGCTCCGCAGATATCTGGAGAACGGGAAGGAGACGCTGCAGCGCGCGG ATCCCCCAAAGACATACGTGACCCACCACCCCGTCTCTGACCATGAGGCCACCTTGAGGTGCTGGGCCCTGGGCTTCTACCCTGCGGAGATCACACTGACCTGGCAGCGGGATGGGGAGGAGCAAACTCAGGACACCGAGCTTGTGGAGACCAGACCAGGAGGAGATGGAACCTTCCAGAAGTGGGGAGCTGTGGTGGTGCCTTCTGGAGAAGAGCAGAGATACACGTGCCATGTGCAGCACGAGGGGCTGCGGGAGCCCCTCACCCTGAGATGGG AGCCATCTTCCCAGTCCACCATCCCCATCGTGGGCATTGTTGCTGGCCTGGCTGTCCTAGCAGTTGTGGTCACCGGAGCTGTGGTCGCTGCTGtgatgtggaggaggaagagctcAG GATATTTTCTTCCCACAGGTGGAAAAGGAGGGAGCTACTCTCAGGCTGCGT CCAGCGACAGTGCCCAGGGCTCTGATGTGTCTCTCATGGCTTGA
- the LOC144340474 gene encoding class I histocompatibility antigen, Gogo-B*0101 alpha chain-like isoform X16, giving the protein MRVMAPRTLLLLLSGALALTETWAGSHSLRYFSTAVSRPGRREPWYVEVGYVDDTQFVRFDSDAESPRMEPRAPWMEQEGPEYWDRNTRRAKGHAQTHRGNLRTLLRYYNQSEGGSHTVQIMSGCDLGPDGRLLRGYHQHAYDGKDYIALNEDLRSWTAADMAAHNTQRKWEAAREAEQWRAYLEGGCLEWLRRYLENGKETLQRADPPKTYVTHHPVSDHEATLRCWALGFYPAEITLTWQRDGEEQTQDTELVETRPGGDGTFQKWGAVVVPSGEEQRYTCHVQHEGLREPLTLRWEPSSQSTIPIVGIVAGLAVLAVVVTGAVVAAVMWRRKSSGREGVWGGQRQCPGL; this is encoded by the exons ATGCGGGTCATGGCGCCCCGAaccctcctcctgctgctctcGGGGGCCCTGGCCCTGACCGAGACCTGGGCCG GCTCGCACTCCTTGAGGTATTTCAGCACCGCCGTGTCCCGGCCCGGCCGCCGGGAACCCTGGTATGTCGAAGTCGGCTACGTGGACGACACGCAGTTCGTGCGGTTCGACAGCGACGCCGAGAGTCCGAGGATGGAGCCGCGGGCGCCGTGGATGGAGCAGGAGGGGCCGGAGTATTGGGACCGGAACACACGGAGAGCCAAGGGCCACGCACAGACTCACCGAGGGAACCTGCGGACCCTGCTCCGCTACTACAACCAGAGCGAAGGGG ggtctcacactgtccaGATAATGTCTGGCTGCGACCTGGGGCCCGACGGGCGCCTCCTCCGTGGGTATCACCAGCACGCCTACGACGGCAAGGATTACATCGCCCTGAACGAGGACCTGCGCTCCTGGACCGCCGCGGACATGGCGGCTCACAACACCCAGCGCAAGTGGGAGGCGGCCCGCGAGGCAGAGCAGTGGAGAGCCTACCTGGAGGGCGGGTGCCTGGAGTGGCTCCGCAGATATCTGGAGAACGGGAAGGAGACGCTGCAGCGCGCGG ATCCCCCAAAGACATACGTGACCCACCACCCCGTCTCTGACCATGAGGCCACCTTGAGGTGCTGGGCCCTGGGCTTCTACCCTGCGGAGATCACACTGACCTGGCAGCGGGATGGGGAGGAGCAAACTCAGGACACCGAGCTTGTGGAGACCAGACCAGGAGGAGATGGAACCTTCCAGAAGTGGGGAGCTGTGGTGGTGCCTTCTGGAGAAGAGCAGAGATACACGTGCCATGTGCAGCACGAGGGGCTGCGGGAGCCCCTCACCCTGAGATGGG AGCCATCTTCCCAGTCCACCATCCCCATCGTGGGCATTGTTGCTGGCCTGGCTGTCCTAGCAGTTGTGGTCACCGGAGCTGTGGTCGCTGCTGtgatgtggaggaggaagagctcAGGTAGGGAAGGGGTATGGGGCGG CCAGCGACAGTGCCCAGGGCTCTGA
- the LOC144340474 gene encoding class I histocompatibility antigen, Gogo-B*0101 alpha chain-like isoform X13, protein MRVMAPRTLLLLLSGALALTETWAGSHSLRYFSTAVSRPGRREPWYVEVGYVDDTQFVRFDSDAESPRMEPRAPWMEQEGPEYWDRNTRRAKGHAQTHRGNLRTLLRYYNQSEGGSHTVQIMSGCDLGPDGRLLRGYHQHAYDGKDYIALNEDLRSWTAADMAAHNTQRKWEAAREAEQWRAYLEGGCLEWLRRYLENGKETLQRADPPKTYVTHHPVSDHEATLRCWALGFYPAEITLTWQRDGEEQTQDTELVETRPGGDGTFQKWGAVVVPSGEEQRYTCHVQHEGLREPLTLRWEPSSQSTIPIVGIVAGLAVLAVVVTGAVVAAVMWRRKSSGGKGGSYSQAASSDSAQGSDVSLMA, encoded by the exons ATGCGGGTCATGGCGCCCCGAaccctcctcctgctgctctcGGGGGCCCTGGCCCTGACCGAGACCTGGGCCG GCTCGCACTCCTTGAGGTATTTCAGCACCGCCGTGTCCCGGCCCGGCCGCCGGGAACCCTGGTATGTCGAAGTCGGCTACGTGGACGACACGCAGTTCGTGCGGTTCGACAGCGACGCCGAGAGTCCGAGGATGGAGCCGCGGGCGCCGTGGATGGAGCAGGAGGGGCCGGAGTATTGGGACCGGAACACACGGAGAGCCAAGGGCCACGCACAGACTCACCGAGGGAACCTGCGGACCCTGCTCCGCTACTACAACCAGAGCGAAGGGG ggtctcacactgtccaGATAATGTCTGGCTGCGACCTGGGGCCCGACGGGCGCCTCCTCCGTGGGTATCACCAGCACGCCTACGACGGCAAGGATTACATCGCCCTGAACGAGGACCTGCGCTCCTGGACCGCCGCGGACATGGCGGCTCACAACACCCAGCGCAAGTGGGAGGCGGCCCGCGAGGCAGAGCAGTGGAGAGCCTACCTGGAGGGCGGGTGCCTGGAGTGGCTCCGCAGATATCTGGAGAACGGGAAGGAGACGCTGCAGCGCGCGG ATCCCCCAAAGACATACGTGACCCACCACCCCGTCTCTGACCATGAGGCCACCTTGAGGTGCTGGGCCCTGGGCTTCTACCCTGCGGAGATCACACTGACCTGGCAGCGGGATGGGGAGGAGCAAACTCAGGACACCGAGCTTGTGGAGACCAGACCAGGAGGAGATGGAACCTTCCAGAAGTGGGGAGCTGTGGTGGTGCCTTCTGGAGAAGAGCAGAGATACACGTGCCATGTGCAGCACGAGGGGCTGCGGGAGCCCCTCACCCTGAGATGGG AGCCATCTTCCCAGTCCACCATCCCCATCGTGGGCATTGTTGCTGGCCTGGCTGTCCTAGCAGTTGTGGTCACCGGAGCTGTGGTCGCTGCTGtgatgtggaggaggaagagctcAG GTGGAAAAGGAGGGAGCTACTCTCAGGCTGCGT CCAGCGACAGTGCCCAGGGCTCTGATGTGTCTCTCATGGCTTGA
- the LOC144340474 gene encoding class I histocompatibility antigen, B alpha chain-like isoform X21 → MRVMAPRTLLLLLSGALALTETWAGSHSLRYFSTAVSRPGRREPWYVEVGYVDDTQFVRFDSDAESPRMEPRAPWMEQEGPEYWDRNTRRAKGHAQTHRGNLRTLLRYYNQSEGGSHTVQIMSGCDLGPDGRLLRGYHQHAYDGKDYIALNEDLRSWTAADMAAHNTQRKWEAAREAEQWRAYLEGGCLEWLRRYLENGKETLQRADHTDLAAGWGGANSGHRACGDQTRRRWNLPEVGSCGGAFWRRAEIHVPCAARGAAGAPHPEMGAIFPVHHPHRGHCCWPGCPSSCGHRSCGRCCDVEEEELRWKRRELLSGCVQRQCPGL, encoded by the exons ATGCGGGTCATGGCGCCCCGAaccctcctcctgctgctctcGGGGGCCCTGGCCCTGACCGAGACCTGGGCCG GCTCGCACTCCTTGAGGTATTTCAGCACCGCCGTGTCCCGGCCCGGCCGCCGGGAACCCTGGTATGTCGAAGTCGGCTACGTGGACGACACGCAGTTCGTGCGGTTCGACAGCGACGCCGAGAGTCCGAGGATGGAGCCGCGGGCGCCGTGGATGGAGCAGGAGGGGCCGGAGTATTGGGACCGGAACACACGGAGAGCCAAGGGCCACGCACAGACTCACCGAGGGAACCTGCGGACCCTGCTCCGCTACTACAACCAGAGCGAAGGGG ggtctcacactgtccaGATAATGTCTGGCTGCGACCTGGGGCCCGACGGGCGCCTCCTCCGTGGGTATCACCAGCACGCCTACGACGGCAAGGATTACATCGCCCTGAACGAGGACCTGCGCTCCTGGACCGCCGCGGACATGGCGGCTCACAACACCCAGCGCAAGTGGGAGGCGGCCCGCGAGGCAGAGCAGTGGAGAGCCTACCTGGAGGGCGGGTGCCTGGAGTGGCTCCGCAGATATCTGGAGAACGGGAAGGAGACGCTGCAGCGCGCGG ATCACACTGACCTGGCAGCGGGATGGGGAGGAGCAAACTCAGGACACCGAGCTTGTGGAGACCAGACCAGGAGGAGATGGAACCTTCCAGAAGTGGGGAGCTGTGGTGGTGCCTTCTGGAGAAGAGCAGAGATACACGTGCCATGTGCAGCACGAGGGGCTGCGGGAGCCCCTCACCCTGAGATGGG AGCCATCTTCCCAGTCCACCATCCCCATCGTGGGCATTGTTGCTGGCCTGGCTGTCCTAGCAGTTGTGGTCACCGGAGCTGTGGTCGCTGCTGtgatgtggaggaggaagagctcAG GTGGAAAAGGAGGGAGCTACTCTCAGGCTGCGT CCAGCGACAGTGCCCAGGGCTCTGA
- the LOC144340474 gene encoding class I histocompatibility antigen, Gogo-B*0101 alpha chain-like isoform X14 produces MRVMAPRTLLLLLSGALALTETWAGSHSLRYFSTAVSRPGRREPWYVEVGYVDDTQFVRFDSDAESPRMEPRAPWMEQEGPEYWDRNTRRAKGHAQTHRGNLRTLLRYYNQSEGGSHTVQIMSGCDLGPDGRLLRGYHQHAYDGKDYIALNEDLRSWTAADMAAHNTQRKWEAAREAEQWRAYLEGGCLEWLRRYLENGKETLQRADPPKTYVTHHPVSDHEATLRCWALGFYPAEITLTWQRDGEEQTQDTELVETRPGGDGTFQKWGAVVVPSGEEQRYTCHVQHEGLREPLTLRWEPSSQSTIPIVGIVAGLAVLAVVVTGAVVAAVMWRRKSSGGKGGSYSQAACNDSAQGSDVSLMA; encoded by the exons ATGCGGGTCATGGCGCCCCGAaccctcctcctgctgctctcGGGGGCCCTGGCCCTGACCGAGACCTGGGCCG GCTCGCACTCCTTGAGGTATTTCAGCACCGCCGTGTCCCGGCCCGGCCGCCGGGAACCCTGGTATGTCGAAGTCGGCTACGTGGACGACACGCAGTTCGTGCGGTTCGACAGCGACGCCGAGAGTCCGAGGATGGAGCCGCGGGCGCCGTGGATGGAGCAGGAGGGGCCGGAGTATTGGGACCGGAACACACGGAGAGCCAAGGGCCACGCACAGACTCACCGAGGGAACCTGCGGACCCTGCTCCGCTACTACAACCAGAGCGAAGGGG ggtctcacactgtccaGATAATGTCTGGCTGCGACCTGGGGCCCGACGGGCGCCTCCTCCGTGGGTATCACCAGCACGCCTACGACGGCAAGGATTACATCGCCCTGAACGAGGACCTGCGCTCCTGGACCGCCGCGGACATGGCGGCTCACAACACCCAGCGCAAGTGGGAGGCGGCCCGCGAGGCAGAGCAGTGGAGAGCCTACCTGGAGGGCGGGTGCCTGGAGTGGCTCCGCAGATATCTGGAGAACGGGAAGGAGACGCTGCAGCGCGCGG ATCCCCCAAAGACATACGTGACCCACCACCCCGTCTCTGACCATGAGGCCACCTTGAGGTGCTGGGCCCTGGGCTTCTACCCTGCGGAGATCACACTGACCTGGCAGCGGGATGGGGAGGAGCAAACTCAGGACACCGAGCTTGTGGAGACCAGACCAGGAGGAGATGGAACCTTCCAGAAGTGGGGAGCTGTGGTGGTGCCTTCTGGAGAAGAGCAGAGATACACGTGCCATGTGCAGCACGAGGGGCTGCGGGAGCCCCTCACCCTGAGATGGG AGCCATCTTCCCAGTCCACCATCCCCATCGTGGGCATTGTTGCTGGCCTGGCTGTCCTAGCAGTTGTGGTCACCGGAGCTGTGGTCGCTGCTGtgatgtggaggaggaagagctcAG GTGGAAAAGGAGGGAGCTACTCTCAGGCTGCGTGTaa CGACAGTGCCCAGGGCTCTGATGTGTCTCTCATGGCTTGA
- the LOC144340474 gene encoding class I histocompatibility antigen, Gogo-B*0101 alpha chain-like isoform X12, producing the protein MRVMAPRTLLLLLSGALALTETWAGECGVGREMASTGRSKGTAGGGAGPGELRGEEGRAGLSLSSPPGSHSLRYFSTAVSRPGRREPWYVEVGYVDDTQFVRFDSDAESPRMEPRAPWMEQEGPEYWDRNTRRAKGHAQTHRGNLRTLLRYYNQSEGGSHTVQIMSGCDLGPDGRLLRGYHQHAYDGKDYIALNEDLRSWTAADMAAHNTQRKWEAAREAEQWRAYLEGGCLEWLRRYLENGKETLQRADPPKTYVTHHPVSDHEATLRCWALGFYPAEITLTWQRDGEEQTQDTELVETRPGGDGTFQKWGAVVVPSGEEQRYTCHVQHEGLREPLTLRWGGKGGSYSQAACNDSAQGSDVSLMA; encoded by the exons ATGCGGGTCATGGCGCCCCGAaccctcctcctgctgctctcGGGGGCCCTGGCCCTGACCGAGACCTGGGCCGGTGAGTGCGGGGTCGGGAGGGAAATGGCCTCTACAGGGAGGAGCAAAGGAACCGCAGGCGGGGGCGCAGGGCCCGGGGAGCTGCGCGGGGAGGAGGGTCGGGCGGGTCTCAGCCTCTCCTCGCCCCCAGGCTCGCACTCCTTGAGGTATTTCAGCACCGCCGTGTCCCGGCCCGGCCGCCGGGAACCCTGGTATGTCGAAGTCGGCTACGTGGACGACACGCAGTTCGTGCGGTTCGACAGCGACGCCGAGAGTCCGAGGATGGAGCCGCGGGCGCCGTGGATGGAGCAGGAGGGGCCGGAGTATTGGGACCGGAACACACGGAGAGCCAAGGGCCACGCACAGACTCACCGAGGGAACCTGCGGACCCTGCTCCGCTACTACAACCAGAGCGAAGGGG ggtctcacactgtccaGATAATGTCTGGCTGCGACCTGGGGCCCGACGGGCGCCTCCTCCGTGGGTATCACCAGCACGCCTACGACGGCAAGGATTACATCGCCCTGAACGAGGACCTGCGCTCCTGGACCGCCGCGGACATGGCGGCTCACAACACCCAGCGCAAGTGGGAGGCGGCCCGCGAGGCAGAGCAGTGGAGAGCCTACCTGGAGGGCGGGTGCCTGGAGTGGCTCCGCAGATATCTGGAGAACGGGAAGGAGACGCTGCAGCGCGCGG ATCCCCCAAAGACATACGTGACCCACCACCCCGTCTCTGACCATGAGGCCACCTTGAGGTGCTGGGCCCTGGGCTTCTACCCTGCGGAGATCACACTGACCTGGCAGCGGGATGGGGAGGAGCAAACTCAGGACACCGAGCTTGTGGAGACCAGACCAGGAGGAGATGGAACCTTCCAGAAGTGGGGAGCTGTGGTGGTGCCTTCTGGAGAAGAGCAGAGATACACGTGCCATGTGCAGCACGAGGGGCTGCGGGAGCCCCTCACCCTGAGATGGG GTGGAAAAGGAGGGAGCTACTCTCAGGCTGCGTGTaa CGACAGTGCCCAGGGCTCTGATGTGTCTCTCATGGCTTGA
- the LOC144340474 gene encoding class I histocompatibility antigen, Gogo-B*0101 alpha chain-like isoform X7, with protein sequence MRVMAPRTLLLLLSGALALTETWAGECGVGREMASTGRSKGTAGGGAGPGELRGEEGRAGLSLSSPPGSHSLRYFSTAVSRPGRREPWYVEVGYVDDTQFVRFDSDAESPRMEPRAPWMEQEGPEYWDRNTRRAKGHAQTHRGNLRTLLRYYNQSEGGSHTVQIMSGCDLGPDGRLLRGYHQHAYDGKDYIALNEDLRSWTAADMAAHNTQRKWEAAREAEQWRAYLEGGCLEWLRRYLENGKETLQRADPPKTYVTHHPVSDHEATLRCWALGFYPAEITLTWQRDGEEQTQDTELVETRPGGDGTFQKWGAVVVPSGEEQRYTCHVQHEGLREPLTLRWEPSSQSTIPIVGIVAGLAVLAVVVTGAVVAAVMWRRKSSGREGLLFLFYSSQRQCPGL encoded by the exons ATGCGGGTCATGGCGCCCCGAaccctcctcctgctgctctcGGGGGCCCTGGCCCTGACCGAGACCTGGGCCGGTGAGTGCGGGGTCGGGAGGGAAATGGCCTCTACAGGGAGGAGCAAAGGAACCGCAGGCGGGGGCGCAGGGCCCGGGGAGCTGCGCGGGGAGGAGGGTCGGGCGGGTCTCAGCCTCTCCTCGCCCCCAGGCTCGCACTCCTTGAGGTATTTCAGCACCGCCGTGTCCCGGCCCGGCCGCCGGGAACCCTGGTATGTCGAAGTCGGCTACGTGGACGACACGCAGTTCGTGCGGTTCGACAGCGACGCCGAGAGTCCGAGGATGGAGCCGCGGGCGCCGTGGATGGAGCAGGAGGGGCCGGAGTATTGGGACCGGAACACACGGAGAGCCAAGGGCCACGCACAGACTCACCGAGGGAACCTGCGGACCCTGCTCCGCTACTACAACCAGAGCGAAGGGG ggtctcacactgtccaGATAATGTCTGGCTGCGACCTGGGGCCCGACGGGCGCCTCCTCCGTGGGTATCACCAGCACGCCTACGACGGCAAGGATTACATCGCCCTGAACGAGGACCTGCGCTCCTGGACCGCCGCGGACATGGCGGCTCACAACACCCAGCGCAAGTGGGAGGCGGCCCGCGAGGCAGAGCAGTGGAGAGCCTACCTGGAGGGCGGGTGCCTGGAGTGGCTCCGCAGATATCTGGAGAACGGGAAGGAGACGCTGCAGCGCGCGG ATCCCCCAAAGACATACGTGACCCACCACCCCGTCTCTGACCATGAGGCCACCTTGAGGTGCTGGGCCCTGGGCTTCTACCCTGCGGAGATCACACTGACCTGGCAGCGGGATGGGGAGGAGCAAACTCAGGACACCGAGCTTGTGGAGACCAGACCAGGAGGAGATGGAACCTTCCAGAAGTGGGGAGCTGTGGTGGTGCCTTCTGGAGAAGAGCAGAGATACACGTGCCATGTGCAGCACGAGGGGCTGCGGGAGCCCCTCACCCTGAGATGGG AGCCATCTTCCCAGTCCACCATCCCCATCGTGGGCATTGTTGCTGGCCTGGCTGTCCTAGCAGTTGTGGTCACCGGAGCTGTGGTCGCTGCTGtgatgtggaggaggaagagctcAGGTAGGGAAGGG CTCCTGTTTTTGTTCTACTCCAGCCAGCGACAGTGCCCAGGGCTCTGA